The sequence GAAGTATGCCCACATTGTGGTAGTTTAAATCCATTAAAAACTCAAAAATGTGAATCTTGTGGAAAAGATATATATATTATAAGTGAAGAAAAAATAAGTTGTCCAGTATGTGGAGCACCACTTGAAGATGTACCTGAAAGCGGTGGAAGAATAATGTGTAAAATATGCTTCTCAGAAATACAAGTAATAACTTAATAACTATAGGTGGTTATATGGAAATAGAATATGGTAAGAGACCTTTAGCAGTAATCCAAAAACATTTAAATCAAGTAATCAAAGTGACATTGAAAAATGACACTTCTTATGAAGGGAAAATGGTTGATTGTGATAATTATATGAATCTTGTAATAGAAAAAGCTGTAGAGTATCATGGTAATGATAAAAAAGCTGGTTATGCAAGTATTTTAATAAGAGGAAATAATATTTTATATATTCAGCTTTCTTCACAATAAGTATTAAATATTAATAAATAAAAAGTGATTTAAATTGCCCAATATATTAATTGAAAAATTATATCAAAAACCTGTTGAAGAACAAAAAACAGAATTTGTTGAAAGGAAAGGATTAGGCCATCCAGATTTTTTAATAGATACTGCTTGTGAAGCTGTTAGTGTAGCTTTAAGCAAATATTATTTAGATAATTTTGGTCAAATATTGCATCATAATGTTGATAAAGGATTATTAGTAGGAGGGAGAGCAAATCCTTTTTTTGGAGGAGGAGTTATTGAGGAACCAATTTATATTCTAGTAGCGGGCAGGGTTACAACAGAAGTAAATTATAAAAATGAAAAGAATACTATACCTTATGGAAGCTTAATAATTTCTTCTATTAAACAAGTTATAAAAGAGAATTTTAGATTTTTAGATCCTGAAAAACATGTTATAATAGATTATAAAGTTAAACCAGGTTCAAGAGAATTAAAAAATATTGTAGAATCAAAAGAAAAAATGCCATTAGCAAATGATACTTCTTATGGAGTTGGCTTTGCTCCTCTTTCCAAAGTTGAAAAACTTGTATATAATACTGAGAGATTAATAAATTCAAAAGAATTTAAATCCAAAATACCTGAAAGTGGAGAAGATTGTAAAGTAATGGGCGTGAGGAATAAAGATAAAATAGTATTAACAATTGCTGATGGAATTGTAAGTCATTTAACTAAAGATTTGGATCATTATATATCTGTAAAAGAAGAAATTAGAGAGAAAGTTTTAGATTTAGCATGCAAACTTGTTCCTGATAAAGAAATAGAAGTTTATATAAATACAGCTGATAAAATAGCAAAAGATTCTAAAAAAAGTAAAGTATACTTAACAGTAACAGGAACTTCTGCAGAAGCTGGAGATGATGGAAACACAGGGAGAGGAAATAGAGCTAATGGTTTAATAACACCTGCTAGACAAATGTCTCTTGAAGCTTGTGCAGGTAAAAATCCTGTGTCTCATGTTGGCAAAATATATAATGTTGCTGCTGAATTAATAGCAAAGAAGATATATGAAGAAGTGAAAGGTATACAAGAAGTATATGTTAAACTTGTAAGTCAAATAGGTAAACCAATAGATAAACCATTGTTATCTTCTGTGCAATTAATTACAGAAAACAATATTCCATTTAGATCTATAAAATATGAAGTTAAAGAAATAGTTAAAAATGAATTGAAAAGTATAACAAATATTACTCAACTTGTATTAAATAGAAAAATACAATTATTCTAAAAATTTACTTATACAACATTTAAAAAAGTCGGAATTTTATGCTATGTTGAAGCTTAATTAAAAAATTAGTGAATTTTTATAAATGAATTTATTTTTCAATGAATATTTTATTCCATTCCTTAATTTTATCAAATATCTTTTCTATATCATTTTGTGAAACAAAAATGTTTAAAGGTTCAAAATCTTTTATTTGAAAAATTTTAAAATAGCTTTCTGGCATTTCAATATTTTTATTAGCTGGATAAACCCAATCTCCTTCATAAAGATATTTTTGAACATCAAAAGATAAAATATACTCTATATATTTTTTAGCTAATTCTGGATTTTTTGCATTTTTAGCTATACTAACTCCATTTACTTTAATCCAACTATATGCTTTATTATTTTCATAAAATGGTTTAGCTGAAAAATAATCTAATGTGTTATTCATTTCATAAATAAATATTGGGTCAGTAGAAGTACCTATTAAAATGAATATTTCTTTTTCTCCACTAAGCAAGTAATCATATGCTTTTCCTAATGTATCTTTTATATTTACATTCCCTTTTATTCTTTCCCACCATTCAATCCAATTTTTATTTAAAATCTTTTCATAAAGAAAATTTTGTAATGCAAAAAAATGCAAACCAAGTTCAACTTTATTTGGATCCATTAATACAATATGTGAACTTATCCTTTTGTCCGAAAGTGTTAATATTCCTGGATTATCTAATAATTGTTTATAATTTTCTGGAATATTTCTTTCATTAATTATTATTGCTAAAGGAACATAAGAGAAAGGAATAGAATAGAAATCCTTATCTAAATAATCAATAAGCCAGCTATGTATTTCATTTATTTTTTCTGGTTTATATGCTTGAAGTAAATTGTTTTTCTTCGCTTTAATTAATAAAATATTATCTATTCCAAGGAAAATATCTGGACTCGGCAATTTTCCATTTATTACGCTATCTAACATTATTGTTACATTTGGAAAATATTTAACTTCAATTTCAACATCGTATTTTTTCTTAAATCCATTAAAGAAAGCTTCTTCCCCTTCTTTTGAATTGGGACCTATTTTCATAAATCCTTGTAAAGTATATATTACAATTTTATTACTAACTTTCTCTGGTTTAAATATTTCATAAAAAATAGCTAACGCTATTAAAGCTATAATAAATATTAAAGTTAAAATTAATATCTTATTTTTATTATTTTTCTTTTTTATTTTCTTCTTTCTATTCAATTCTATCAAATTTTAATGAAACTTGCTATTTAAAAATTTTCATTTATATATTTAATATTTACATTTTTATTGAAAAATTATATGGTAGGTGATTTAGAATGGCTACATATTTTTATGAAGAAAGAATTTCAACAAAAGGAGAAAATGATATAATAGATATAACCGATTTAGCTAGTAGTATTATTAAGAAGTCTGATATAAAAAATGGTTTAATTAATATTTTTATTCCTGGATCTACTGGTGCAGTTACAACTATAGAATATGAACCTGGGCTTTGCGAGCATGATTTACCTGAAGCACTTAATAGGATTGCTCCAAAAAATGCTAAATATATGCATCATTTGAGATGGGAGGATGATAATGGTCATTCGCATGTAAGAGCTTCTATAATTGGACCAAGTTTAACTATTCCAATAAAAAATGGAAAATTAGTTTTAGGTACTTGGCAGCAAATTGTATTTCTAGAACTTGACACTAGACCTAGAGATAGAAGAATTGTATTTACAATAATAGGCGAATAAAATATTTCTATAATTTAATTAATTTTTTAACCATATTTCCTTCATTATAAATACTGTCGAACGGAAGTATTAATAATCATCACGATCTTCTCTCATAGATTTAGTAGAAAAACCCTTAGGTACATTCGCAGGCCTTAATTTCTTTACTTTAAATCATTTATAATTTCTTTAAGAGCCTTTTCCTTTTTTATATATTTAATACGCTCAATAATATAATTTCTCAGTTCTTTAGACCATTGCCAAAGCCCTCCTACCATACTTTATCCTCTCTTTTATTAAAGTGTGATTAATTAAGAGAGAAATAAACTACTTTTTTGATAAAAGAGCCGTTTCAAGAGCCCATCTAATAGCATTAATTATTTCTTTTAATCTAGATTCTGAGCCGTAATTTTTTATAATTATCTCTCTTATATATTCTCCTTCTTGTAAAATATCATAGCTTATTTCCATTCCTGGTTGAAGTTGTCCAGAATCTATTAATTTTTTATCTTTTTGAACCATACCATCTAATACTTTTTTTATAAAAAATGATTTAAATGGTCTATTTTCTTGACTTAATTCTATTTCTGGGCTTGGAGTTATTCTAATCATATTCGATGTTATTTGAATTGTTCCAAGCAATTCTCCTTTTCTAGATCTTATTTCTCTAAGTTCTTCAGCTTCTTTAGTAGTTTGAGTTTTAGGAATTTCAATTTGTTTAAAACTTTTAGCTACAAGTTGTTCATTAACTATACTTAAAATAATTTTAATCATATCTATTTCTTTATTTAATTCTATTATTTTTTGTTCAAGATATTTTTTTATTTCAGCTAAAGCTTTAATCTTTTCTTCTTCATTCAAATATTTTCACTAGTATTATTTTTATATTATATCTTAATATATAAATAATTTAAAAAGTTTTTTAAATAAACCTAAAGATTTTCTTTATTTTCTAGAAAATTTTAAAAAGGACCAGATTTAAAATAATAGTGGGATAGGAAAAAAATAAATATTAAAGTAAATTAAAGAATAATAAAATAAAGTGATGGAAAAATGAATAAAAAAATATTGTCTATATCTCTATTAATACTTTGCTTTCTAATAATAATTTCAGCAAATCTAGTTTTTCCAATAAATGCTCAAGAACAAAAATTTGAACCTTATGGTCCAAGAGTAGATTTCGTAGTTTGTAGAATATATACTAATGAACTTGCCGAAAGCTTTGCTTTAAGAGCTGGAGAAATAGATTTAATGGATTGGCCAGTAGCACCAGACCTTGTACCAGAATTTAAAGAAGACCCAAACATTAAACTTTATCCATATGAAGAATTTGGAATGTTTCAAATAGATATAAATCATAGAAGATGGCCAACAAGCGATGTAAACTTTAGAAGAGCATTAGCTCATTTAGTAAATAAAGAAAAGTTAGTATCTGAGGTTGTTAAAGGATTTGGAAAAGTTATGGATTCTCCTGTAAGTGATGTATGGGGCGTATTCTATAATCCAAATGTCCCAAAATATGAATATAATCCAGCTAAAGCAGCTGAAATACTTGATAAAGCAGGATTTGTTAAGGGCCCAGATGGATGGAGAATAGATCCAAAAACAGGTAAGAAATTAGATCCAATAGTTTTCTATGTTAGATTGGACCATATACCAAGAAAAACCGCTGGAGAATGGCTTGCAGCAGAAATGCAAAAAATAGGGATACCTGTTGATTTGCAAGTTGCTGAAAGAGCAATATGTGCTAGAAAAGTAATGAGGGAATATGATTTTCATCTTTACACTGGAGGATGGAGCCTTGGAAGAGATCCAGATCATTTATATGATCTATATCATTCATCTATGGATGTTGCTCCGGAACCCTTAGCACTTAATTATCCAGGATTTAGAAATGCTGAATATGATAAAGCTGCTGAGAAAGTTAAATGGGGAGAAACATTTGAAGAAGTAAAAGAAGGTGCTTGGGAAGCACAAAGAATATTCATGGATCAAGTAGCAACTATTCCATTATATCAAAGTGCAGCTGTGATAGGTGCAAGTGCTAAATGGGAAGGGTGGGTGAATATGAAAGGCTTTGGTGTTGGTACTGGTGCTGGAGCATGGTGGAGCTTATTTAATGCTCATCCAAAAGATTTACCATTTGGTGGAACACTTAGATTTGGATTTAAGAGTGAACCTGAAGATTTAAATCCTATTAGAGGAGAGTGGGTTTGGGATTGGTATGTTCTACAAATGATTTATGAAGGCATTCCTTATGCTGTAAATCCATATACATTAGAAGATTTTCCATGGACGGCTACTTGGAAAACTGAACCTTGGGAATATAAGCCGGGAGAAAAAGGTATGAAGATAACATTTAAATTAGCTGAAAATATGACTTTCCATGACGGAAAACCAGTTACAGCCGAAGATGTTAAATTCACTTATGATTTCCTTATGAAATATCAACCTCCAAGATAT is a genomic window of Nitrososphaerota archaeon containing:
- a CDS encoding secondary thiamine-phosphate synthase enzyme YjbQ, whose product is MATYFYEERISTKGENDIIDITDLASSIIKKSDIKNGLINIFIPGSTGAVTTIEYEPGLCEHDLPEALNRIAPKNAKYMHHLRWEDDNGHSHVRASIIGPSLTIPIKNGKLVLGTWQQIVFLELDTRPRDRRIVFTIIGE
- a CDS encoding extracellular solute-binding protein, which translates into the protein MNRKKKIKKKNNKNKILILTLIFIIALIALAIFYEIFKPEKVSNKIVIYTLQGFMKIGPNSKEGEEAFFNGFKKKYDVEIEVKYFPNVTIMLDSVINGKLPSPDIFLGIDNILLIKAKKNNLLQAYKPEKINEIHSWLIDYLDKDFYSIPFSYVPLAIIINERNIPENYKQLLDNPGILTLSDKRISSHIVLMDPNKVELGLHFFALQNFLYEKILNKNWIEWWERIKGNVNIKDTLGKAYDYLLSGEKEIFILIGTSTDPIFIYEMNNTLDYFSAKPFYENNKAYSWIKVNGVSIAKNAKNPELAKKYIEYILSFDVQKYLYEGDWVYPANKNIEMPESYFKIFQIKDFEPLNIFVSQNDIEKIFDKIKEWNKIFIEK
- a CDS encoding ABC transporter substrate-binding protein, yielding MNKKILSISLLILCFLIIISANLVFPINAQEQKFEPYGPRVDFVVCRIYTNELAESFALRAGEIDLMDWPVAPDLVPEFKEDPNIKLYPYEEFGMFQIDINHRRWPTSDVNFRRALAHLVNKEKLVSEVVKGFGKVMDSPVSDVWGVFYNPNVPKYEYNPAKAAEILDKAGFVKGPDGWRIDPKTGKKLDPIVFYVRLDHIPRKTAGEWLAAEMQKIGIPVDLQVAERAICARKVMREYDFHLYTGGWSLGRDPDHLYDLYHSSMDVAPEPLALNYPGFRNAEYDKAAEKVKWGETFEEVKEGAWEAQRIFMDQVATIPLYQSAAVIGASAKWEGWVNMKGFGVGTGAGAWWSLFNAHPKDLPFGGTLRFGFKSEPEDLNPIRGEWVWDWYVLQMIYEGIPYAVNPYTLEDFPWTATWKTEPWEYKPGEKGMKITFKLAENMTFHDGKPVTAEDVKFTYDFLMKYQPPRYLSVIEKLVKVEAPDKYTVILYCNVSSYLLLHTTSMIILPKHIWEKVGENWPTYDCVAEGTLIGSGPFQFVEYKPGEYVLLKAFKDYFRRHPDKKISAKAVSIPSTIAAGQKPSVTIQAIDYSGKPITGDAKVTLSVAGQTVEMRHIGGGVWEATLPALTEGSYTLEFNVIWKSPIGDYSTKLTSPLTVSAIAPITTATLPTVAPITAPAPSAGIDIALGIIVFAIILLAIGFVISRLKVVPTAPPAPKPA
- a CDS encoding LSM domain-containing protein, which encodes MEIEYGKRPLAVIQKHLNQVIKVTLKNDTSYEGKMVDCDNYMNLVIEKAVEYHGNDKKAGYASILIRGNNILYIQLSSQ
- a CDS encoding methionine adenosyltransferase → MPNILIEKLYQKPVEEQKTEFVERKGLGHPDFLIDTACEAVSVALSKYYLDNFGQILHHNVDKGLLVGGRANPFFGGGVIEEPIYILVAGRVTTEVNYKNEKNTIPYGSLIISSIKQVIKENFRFLDPEKHVIIDYKVKPGSRELKNIVESKEKMPLANDTSYGVGFAPLSKVEKLVYNTERLINSKEFKSKIPESGEDCKVMGVRNKDKIVLTIADGIVSHLTKDLDHYISVKEEIREKVLDLACKLVPDKEIEVYINTADKIAKDSKKSKVYLTVTGTSAEAGDDGNTGRGNRANGLITPARQMSLEACAGKNPVSHVGKIYNVAAELIAKKIYEEVKGIQEVYVKLVSQIGKPIDKPLLSSVQLITENNIPFRSIKYEVKEIVKNELKSITNITQLVLNRKIQLF